Proteins from one Methanococcus maripaludis C5 genomic window:
- the mcrD gene encoding methyl-coenzyme M reductase operon protein D: protein MIELEVFPHRYLKAETTEKFLNSAYSLSTVQRVVIHGESLPKKVGYGPAKGTPVNHSEKKEITVRGVPVELMLQVGRLWVLLDDESEIEKIDEICKDLFPFGYRLTKGKFLRNTPTVTDFIKYGESAVNDIDKRLLSATDPRSKFDSSVALIPKSETNE from the coding sequence ATGATTGAATTAGAAGTCTTCCCACATAGGTACTTAAAAGCGGAAACTACCGAAAAATTCCTGAACAGCGCTTATTCATTAAGTACCGTTCAAAGAGTAGTTATACATGGAGAATCACTCCCTAAAAAAGTGGGATACGGTCCAGCTAAGGGAACTCCAGTAAATCATTCTGAAAAAAAGGAAATTACTGTTAGAGGAGTTCCTGTAGAACTCATGCTCCAAGTTGGAAGATTATGGGTTTTACTGGATGATGAAAGCGAAATTGAAAAAATCGACGAAATCTGTAAGGATCTTTTCCCATTTGGATACCGGTTAACAAAGGGTAAATTCTTAAGGAATACGCCTACAGTAACGGATTTCATAAAATACGGGGAATCCGCTGTTAATGATATTGACAAAAGATTATTGAGTGCAACTGATCCCAGAAGCAAGTTCGATTCTTCT